Proteins from a genomic interval of Longimicrobium sp.:
- a CDS encoding CHAT domain-containing protein, producing the protein MRKATVLFFAADPFSTPPSRVSRLQLDEDVRRTLEKVRAAEYRDSLVFDLRLAARPDDLIQALSEKRPQVVHFSGHGGTEGLVLVGRNGEPHPVGTEALQRLFKVFRGDIRVVVLNACFTSPQAKVIAETVGCAIGTGAKISDGAAITFGAAFYRALAFGNAVQAAFDQACVSLALEYPGEEETPRIIAGPGVDPSRIFIVQPESLERAAAPAVPEERGMTAFIGSTSIDLQEYRQAAVETCSRAGLTPVLQEPFEFLSAGAAEA; encoded by the coding sequence ATGCGCAAGGCCACTGTTCTCTTCTTCGCCGCTGACCCGTTTTCCACGCCGCCAAGCCGGGTTTCCAGGCTGCAATTGGACGAGGACGTCCGGCGCACCCTCGAGAAGGTGCGCGCGGCGGAGTACCGCGACTCATTGGTGTTCGACCTTCGCCTGGCTGCGCGGCCGGACGACCTGATCCAGGCATTGAGCGAGAAGCGTCCCCAGGTGGTACACTTCAGCGGGCACGGGGGGACCGAGGGGTTGGTGCTGGTAGGCAGGAACGGCGAGCCCCATCCCGTGGGGACGGAGGCGCTCCAGCGGCTATTCAAGGTGTTTCGGGGCGATATCCGCGTGGTGGTCCTGAACGCCTGTTTCACCTCTCCCCAAGCGAAAGTAATCGCCGAAACGGTCGGGTGTGCCATCGGCACCGGGGCGAAGATCTCGGACGGCGCCGCGATCACCTTCGGAGCGGCCTTCTACCGTGCCCTGGCGTTCGGGAACGCCGTGCAGGCTGCGTTTGACCAGGCGTGCGTTTCACTGGCGTTGGAGTATCCGGGCGAGGAGGAAACGCCCCGCATCATCGCTGGGCCGGGGGTGGACCCCTCTCGCATCTTCATCGTCCAGCCGGAGAGCCTGGAACGTGCCGCCGCGCCGGCTGTTCCCGAGGAGCGCGGGATGACGGCGTTCATCGGCAGCACCAGCATCGACCTGCAGGAGTATCGCCAGGCGGCAGTCGAGACCTGCAGTCGGGCAGGGCTGACGCCGGTTTTGCAGGAGCCGTTTGAGTTCCTGTCGGCCGGCGCAGCCGAGGCG
- a CDS encoding tetratricopeptide repeat protein, producing the protein MQELYFQGGESAAAALAKYDLDAQNVSDGIAWAVKRWPRDREAARVCSAFMGGGMHVLDFRLSNQERVHLLRAAVEAARSLGDLHAQGVHLGNLGLAYASLGQLDEALECHEQALRIDVQTGRHRGRAASRMNMASVHYRRGDFAGAIAGYEASVDEFRALGLRRGEAEALGNLGLIYTDLLRIDDAERVLREQLRISREEGDRVGAANALGCLGVLCDLRQDYPSAVELYEESLRESRAIGDLGGQAVRLGNLGLAYEHLGDRPRALDLFHEQLRIARQTGSRDVEGDALANLASVHDHAGEHERALVLYQQSIAAARETGDVHGQAIRIYNRSVTLARVSGPGAAAEAATPALVLLEMLGSPHAGKVTTRIALWRIAYLGRMLAHGDVDAAFYTAGPMPAFVDGRIDFHGRI; encoded by the coding sequence GTGCAGGAGCTCTATTTCCAGGGCGGCGAGTCGGCGGCGGCGGCGCTGGCGAAGTACGATCTCGACGCGCAGAACGTCAGTGACGGAATTGCCTGGGCTGTGAAGCGATGGCCGCGGGACCGCGAAGCGGCCCGGGTCTGCAGCGCCTTCATGGGCGGCGGGATGCACGTCCTCGACTTCCGACTCAGCAATCAGGAGCGCGTGCATCTGTTACGCGCTGCGGTAGAGGCGGCGCGCTCACTTGGCGACCTGCACGCGCAGGGCGTGCATCTCGGCAACCTCGGCCTGGCTTACGCATCTCTCGGCCAGCTGGATGAGGCCTTGGAATGCCACGAGCAGGCGCTGCGTATTGATGTTCAAACTGGCAGGCATCGCGGGCGGGCGGCCAGCCGCATGAACATGGCGTCCGTTCACTATCGGCGCGGCGACTTCGCCGGTGCGATAGCAGGGTACGAGGCGTCGGTGGACGAGTTTCGCGCGCTGGGGTTGCGGCGGGGCGAAGCGGAAGCGCTCGGGAACCTGGGGCTGATCTACACCGACCTTCTGCGCATCGACGACGCGGAGCGCGTGCTGCGCGAGCAGTTGCGCATCTCGCGCGAAGAGGGTGATCGGGTGGGAGCGGCGAATGCCCTGGGCTGCCTTGGCGTCCTCTGTGATCTCCGCCAGGATTATCCCAGCGCCGTGGAGTTGTACGAGGAGTCGCTCCGCGAGAGCCGCGCGATCGGTGATCTGGGGGGCCAGGCGGTGCGGCTGGGGAATCTGGGGCTGGCCTACGAGCACCTGGGCGATCGACCGCGTGCCTTGGACCTGTTCCACGAGCAACTGCGCATTGCGCGCCAGACGGGTAGTCGCGATGTCGAAGGGGACGCACTCGCCAACCTGGCCTCCGTCCACGACCATGCCGGCGAGCACGAGCGTGCGCTCGTGCTCTACCAGCAGTCCATCGCGGCCGCGAGAGAAACTGGGGACGTACACGGCCAGGCGATCCGGATCTATAACCGGAGCGTCACCCTGGCCCGCGTCAGCGGCCCTGGAGCGGCGGCAGAGGCCGCAACGCCTGCTCTGGTGCTGCTGGAGATGCTGGGTAGCCCACACGCCGGCAAAGTAACAACGCGCATCGCCCTATGGCGGATTGCCTACTTGGGGCGGATGCTAGCGCACGGCGATGTCGACGCAGCTTTTTATACAGCCGGTCCGATGCCCGCGTTCGTTGATGGCAGAATCGACTTTCACGGACGGATTTGA